Sequence from the Streptomyces sp. NBC_00440 genome:
TTCCGCCGCCGCCCCGCCGATCCGGCCCGCGAGGAATCCCTGCGCAGCCTGAAGGCGATCGGCTTCATCGGCTCGCTCCTGGCGTACTTCATCCGTTCCCTGACCGAGGCCCCCGGCGAGAAACTGCGCCGCACCGAGTACGAGACGGCCGCCGCGGCGTACGAGAAGCGCCGGGGAGCCCGCGCCGGAAACCCGGCAGCCCGCAGGAAGCCGAAGTCCAAGCGCGGCTGAGGACGCACGCACCCGGCCCGCCCTCCGGGGACCCCGCCATCCAGGAACCCCGGGGCGTGAGCCCATCTGTGCCCCATTGCCCCATGCCCTGCTGCCTGGCCGGCCCCCTGTCTCCCCCCGCCCCTGCCTCTGTTCCCTGCGGCCGTCCGCCACGAAGATGTCAGATATGACGGAACTCGCACTGTCCTCGGACCCGGTCGCCGCCCAGTACGCCGCAGCGCGCCCCGGATACCCGCCCGAGCTCTTCGACGCCGTGGAAGCGATGGCGCACCGCCCGCTCAAGGGCGCGTACGTGGTCGACGTCGGCGCGGGCACGGGCATCGCCACCGGACTGCTGCGGGACCGCGGCGCCGAGGTGGTGGCGGTCGAACCGGGCCCCGGCATGGCCGCACAGCTGCGCTCCGCCCTCCCCGGTGTGCCGCTGGTGCAGGGCGTGGGCGACGCGCTCCCGCTCGCCTCGGGCTGCGCCGACTTCGTCACATACGCGCAGGCCTGGCACTGGACGGAACCGACCCGCTCGGTCCCCGAAGCCCTGCGGGTCCTGAAGCCGCGCGGGGTACTGGCCCTCTGGTGGAACGTCCCGGACCCGTCCGTCCGCTGGGCCGCCGACCAGGAGGCGCGGCTGAAGAAGCGGCTCCCCGAGTACTACCGCTACGGGACGGCGCCGAAGGCCCCCGTGATCATCAAGACCCTGTACGACGGCCTGACCCCGGCCTTCCGACGCCTGCAATGGTCGCGCGAGGTGGACATCGACACCCACATCGCCCAGCTGAGCAGCCGCTCGTACGTGGCAGCCGCACCCGAGGAGAAGGCGGCCCGGGCCCTGGCGGACGAGCGGGCGGAACTGCTGCGGATCTTCCCGGAGGGCAGAGTGCGGGAGGAGTACGTCATCAACCTCACGGCCGTACGGAAACCGGCGAACTGACCTCCCCCGAAGCCGGAGCAGCCACCGGAACCGGACCGGCAACCAGCGCAGTCACCCGTACCCCGGACCGGCTCTCACCCCCGCCGCCCCCCGAACCTCCCCACAAGCCCCACGACTCCACCGACGACAACACCGCGCCACACCGCGTCCCCCAAACTGCTGAAAAAGCTTTCCGATCCGAGCAGTTGGCGCACCACAACGTCACTGACAGCCATCAGCACAGCGGGCACGGCCGCGACCCGCCAGGGATGCGCGGCGGACCACCGCCTGATCCGCTGGTCGACCCGCGCCGCCTGCCGCCCGCCGAGCGCGGCCCCCGCGCCGCCCACGATGAAGAACAGCGTGAGCGCGACCGAGACCGCGGTGGTCACGGCGTGCGCCCCCACCCCCTCGGCGAGCGCCGCGATCCCGAACGAGACCGCGCCACCCATCGCGCCGACGGCCGCGGCGGACCGCCACGGCCCGAGCGTCGCGGAGGCGACGGCCAGGCTGCGCTGCTCGGATCCGGACATCTCCGACCCGGACTTTCCAAGGTTCTGCGTCATGCCTCAACGGTCCGCCGCGAACCTGCCGAAGGCTATGGGGGATGCCCCTGACGCACCCCCGACGTGGGAGCCAAAACCCTGAGGTGCGCGCAGAATTGGCGTATGACAACCACCTCACGCGCCCACTCCTTCAACGCGGCAGCAGCCGCCTACGCGGCGAACCGCCCGTCCTATCCGCCCGCCCTCCTCGACGCCGTCGAAGAACTCGCGGGGCGCCCGCTGGCCGGCGCCCGGGTCGCCGACGTCGGCGCGGGCACGGGTATAGCCAGCGCCCTCCTCCATGAGCGCGGCGCCCGGATCGTCGCGGTCGAGCCGGGCGACGGCATGGCGGAACAGTTCCGCCGCACGCTGCCCGGCGTACCGGTGGTGCGCGGCGACGGGAACAACCTCCCGCTCGCCGACGCGTCGGCGGACTTCATCACGTACGCCCAGGCCTGGCACTGGACGGACCCGGCCCGTTCGGCACCCGAGGCGATGCGCGTCCTGCGTCCCGGTGGCGCGCTCGCCCTCTGGTGGAACATCGCGGACCACGGGGTGCAGTGGATCGCCGACCAGAAGAACAGGATCGAGCGCTTCTTCGGCGGCTCCGACATCGTGCTCGGCGCGCACGGCACGGCCGCGCGGACACTCCAGACCGGCGGCCTGGACTTCGCCGACCGCACCGTCCACTGGACCCGCGAGGTCTCCATCGACACCCACCTCGCCAATCTGGCCAGCCACTCCGTGTTCCTGGTCGCGGGGGAGGAGGCCACCAGGGAGTTCGCCGACCAGGAGCGCACCGTCCTGAGGGACCTCTTCCCGCAGGGCATGGTGAGCGAGGCGTACGCGGTCGACCTCTGCGTGGCGATCCGCTGACGGCGACAGCGCACCCGGCGGACGCGCACCCCGGCAGGCGACGTCCCTTGACGGAACCAACCCGGCGGGAGAATTATTCACCACGTGATGAATAAATCTCCGAGCTGCGCACCGGACCACCCGGCGGCACCGCCACCCCCCATCGACGCCCGGGGCCTGTCCGTGGTCCGAGGCTCGCGAACCGTCCTGCGCGACCTGGACTTCACCGTCCCCCGCGGCCGGATCACCGGTCTGCTCGGCCCGTCCGGCTGCGGGAAGTCCACCCTGATGCGGGCGGTGGTCGGCACCCAGGCCAAGGTCACCGGCACCCTCACGGTGCTGGACCACCCGGCGGGCGCCGCCCCGCTGCGAAGTCGTATCGGCTATGTGACCCAGGCCCCGTCCGTCTACGACGACCTCACCGTCGAGCAGAACCTGGACTACTTCGCATCGATCCTCGGCGCCCGCGCCAACGTCCCGCGCGTCATCGAACAGGTCGACCTGACCACGCACACGACCGCCCTGGCGGGCAGCCTCTCCGGCGGCCAGCGCAGCCGAGTCTCCCTGGCCGTGGCCCTGCTCGGCAGTCCGGAACTCCTGGTCCTGGACGAACCGACCGTAGGACTGGACCCGGTGCTGCGCAGAGAC
This genomic interval carries:
- a CDS encoding class I SAM-dependent methyltransferase, which translates into the protein MTELALSSDPVAAQYAAARPGYPPELFDAVEAMAHRPLKGAYVVDVGAGTGIATGLLRDRGAEVVAVEPGPGMAAQLRSALPGVPLVQGVGDALPLASGCADFVTYAQAWHWTEPTRSVPEALRVLKPRGVLALWWNVPDPSVRWAADQEARLKKRLPEYYRYGTAPKAPVIIKTLYDGLTPAFRRLQWSREVDIDTHIAQLSSRSYVAAAPEEKAARALADERAELLRIFPEGRVREEYVINLTAVRKPAN
- a CDS encoding class I SAM-dependent methyltransferase encodes the protein MTTTSRAHSFNAAAAAYAANRPSYPPALLDAVEELAGRPLAGARVADVGAGTGIASALLHERGARIVAVEPGDGMAEQFRRTLPGVPVVRGDGNNLPLADASADFITYAQAWHWTDPARSAPEAMRVLRPGGALALWWNIADHGVQWIADQKNRIERFFGGSDIVLGAHGTAARTLQTGGLDFADRTVHWTREVSIDTHLANLASHSVFLVAGEEATREFADQERTVLRDLFPQGMVSEAYAVDLCVAIR